A segment of the Oncorhynchus nerka isolate Pitt River linkage group LG19, Oner_Uvic_2.0, whole genome shotgun sequence genome:
TGAACCATcaccctcatcatcatcatcatcctgaaAATGGAAACATTTTATGGGTTaaagaaaaaaggaaaaaaaaaagaGAGTGATGGCATCTCCCAAAAAGACAGCAGTTTTATGACTCCTCAGTGTGAACTGCTCCTAGTTGATGATTAAGCTACTAATGTTGAACACTTAAAAAAACAACCAGACAATTGAACTGGCAAATATTATTCTGTTCACCCACCTGCCCCCTGTCCTTATCCTGGGCCCCTTTTGCAGTGGCCTTAAAGTCGTGTATGGGCAGTGTGGCCATCCAGCTGGCCATGGACCCTTCCTGGCACTCAGTCTCCACAATGCTGGGGTAGATGTGTTCCTCCTTGAAGGCCAAGATAGCCTGCTCCTCTTCAGTCCACTCCAGGCACTCATGGAGGCCGTCCCCGCCGAAGCGCTTGTTATACATGTCAAAGTGCACCTTCTCGAGCACCAGGCCCAGCCCAGGGGCCTTGGGCACATCCACCTTCTCCTCGCCCCAGCTTCGCTTTAACACCTCATCCCCAGAATAACCCTTCACCACAGCTATCACCAGGCCAATCATTTTCCGGATTTGATGCATCATGAAGCTCTGGCCACGCACAGTAATCTCAGCAAACTCAGCGCCGCTGCGCACAAAGGGCTCGCCACAGGTCATCTCTGTGATGTAACGGCGGGCGCTGGGGTCCCGCGCGGCCTTCTGGGAGGTGAAGTTGTGAAAGTTATGAGTGCCCTTGTATCTGCCAAACAGACCATTTACTCTCTGCAGTGTCTCTGGCTCCAGGCGGAATGCAATAGAATTCTCAGTGCTATAGTCTTTTGGGGCGAAGGCCACAGTGGGAAGCATGTAGGAGTATGTGCGAGCATCACAGCTGTTTTTAGAATTGAAGCCCCCAGTCACTCGTTTCAGACCTACCGGGACAAAAGAAATATCACAAACTATGTGGAACCACACTGGTAACCAAAGCGACATAAGTTATTTTTTagataaaaaaaaagaagaagtatATATTCAAAACAATAAGCAGAATAAACAGCATGAGACAATTAACAATTCCATTGTCATCCCACGTCCAAcatattttcacaaaaagtggAATCAATGACTTCCCAAAAGCGACCACCTAGACTTCAAGAACATATTCTTAATTCTGACACCATGGGCTTCCGTGTGAAGGGTTTAGGCTCATCTCCAACACGTTAAACTGGAAGCAGTGCGACCTCACCCAGCACTCGGATCTGTGGTGGAAGATTGGAGTTGAGCTTTTCCATAATGTCTTCAATCATCCATAGTTTTAGAGAGACCACTTGACCTGCTGCAGAAACACCCTGACAAAACAAATGGTGCTGATCACAAAGCAAGGTAATAATCCATTTGTGTTTGAGGCCACACACAGTGCATGTCTTGTCCCGTGCAGGCCATTACTTCAGGTATAAAACACAGGTATGTAAGACTACTTGCTCAAGGGACGCATTTGCGCTGACAGAAACTAAGCCCTTTCCATGTTTGTCTCCCATACCTTGTCCGTTCTTGCACATCTTTGGAATGACATTTTTTTCATATCATCTCCATGGTTTTCTGGGATACACCCAGACTTGATCAGTGCTGTAACCAGCTCATCCTCAATG
Coding sequences within it:
- the LOC115125724 gene encoding pseudouridylate synthase 1 homolog isoform X1 — its product is MQPKSWMRSAKQIPKKKKKKKESSLSESHTKKKGWLYKCAGIRWIMSEESGNVQNKPLKRVEEGDGESGEHIRKKLKSDVEQTGDERKHPKRKVVLLLAYSGKGYYGMQRNAGSSQFKTIEDELVTALIKSGCIPENHGDDMKKMSFQRCARTDKGVSAAGQVVSLKLWMIEDIMEKLNSNLPPQIRVLGLKRVTGGFNSKNSCDARTYSYMLPTVAFAPKDYSTENSIAFRLEPETLQRVNGLFGRYKGTHNFHNFTSQKAARDPSARRYITEMTCGEPFVRSGAEFAEITVRGQSFMMHQIRKMIGLVIAVVKGYSGDEVLKRSWGEEKVDVPKAPGLGLVLEKVHFDMYNKRFGGDGLHECLEWTEEEQAILAFKEEHIYPSIVETECQEGSMASWMATLPIHDFKATAKGAQDKDRGQDDDDDEGDGSDSAL
- the LOC115125724 gene encoding pseudouridylate synthase 1 homolog isoform X4, whose product is MSEESGNVQNKPLKRVEEGDGESGEHIRKKLKSDVEQTGDERKHPKRKVVLLLAYSGKGYYGMQRNAGSSQFKTIEDELVTALIKSGCIPENHGDDMKKMSFQRCARTDKGVSAAGQVVSLKLWMIEDIMEKLNSNLPPQIRVLGLKRVTGGFNSKNSCDARTYSYMLPTVAFAPKDYSTENSIAFRLEPETLQRVNGLFGRYKGTHNFHNFTSQKAARDPSARRYITEMTCGEPFVRSGAEFAEITVRGQSFMMHQIRKMIGLVIAVVKGYSGDEVLKRSWGEEKVDVPKAPGLGLVLEKVHFDMYNKRFGGDGLHECLEWTEEEQAILAFKEEHIYPSIVETECQEGSMASWMATLPIHDFKATAKGAQDKDRGQDDDDDEGDGSDSAL
- the LOC115125724 gene encoding pseudouridylate synthase 1 homolog isoform X3; translated protein: MQNIRALIASPRVLSIKSNGWLYKCAGIRWIMSEESGNVQNKPLKRVEEGDGESGEHIRKKLKSDVEQTGDERKHPKRKVVLLLAYSGKGYYGMQRNAGSSQFKTIEDELVTALIKSGCIPENHGDDMKKMSFQRCARTDKGVSAAGQVVSLKLWMIEDIMEKLNSNLPPQIRVLGLKRVTGGFNSKNSCDARTYSYMLPTVAFAPKDYSTENSIAFRLEPETLQRVNGLFGRYKGTHNFHNFTSQKAARDPSARRYITEMTCGEPFVRSGAEFAEITVRGQSFMMHQIRKMIGLVIAVVKGYSGDEVLKRSWGEEKVDVPKAPGLGLVLEKVHFDMYNKRFGGDGLHECLEWTEEEQAILAFKEEHIYPSIVETECQEGSMASWMATLPIHDFKATAKGAQDKDRGQDDDDDEGDGSDSAL
- the LOC115125724 gene encoding pseudouridylate synthase 1 homolog isoform X2 gives rise to the protein MQNIRALIASPRVLSIKSNGWLYKCAGIRWIMSEESGNVQNKPLKRVEEGDGESGEHIRKKLKSDVEQTGDERKHPKRKVVLLLAYSGKGYYGMQRNAGSSQFKTIEDELVTALIKSGCIPENHGDDMKKMSFQRCARTDKGVSAAGQVVSLKLWMIEDIMEKLNSNLPPQIRVLGLKRVTGGFNSKNSCDARTYSYMLPTVAFAPKDYSTENSIAFRLEPETLQRVNGLFGRYKGTHNFHNFTSQKAARDPSARRYITEMTCGEPFVRSGAEFAEITVRGQSFMMHQIRKMIGLVIAVVKGYSGDEVLKRSWGEEKVDVPKAPGLGLVLEKVHFDMYNKRFGGDGLHECLEWTEEEQAILAFKEEHIYPSIVETECQEGSMASWMATLPIHDFKATAKGAQDKDRGQVGEQNNICQFNCLVVFLSVQH